The following are from one region of the Candidatus Eisenbacteria bacterium genome:
- a CDS encoding cold-shock protein, giving the protein MARGTVKWFNEAKGFGFITQADGGEDVFVHFSAIHGDGFKTLAEGESLEFDVTRGPKGLQAANVRKV; this is encoded by the coding sequence GTGGCACGTGGCACCGTGAAGTGGTTCAACGAGGCGAAGGGCTTTGGCTTCATCACCCAGGCGGATGGCGGCGAGGACGTCTTCGTCCATTTCTCCGCGATCCACGGCGACGGCTTCAAGACGCTCGCCGAGGGAGAGTCTCTGGAGTTCGACGTGACCCGCGGTCCGAAGGGGCTGCAGGCGGCGAACGTCCGCAAGGTCTAA
- a CDS encoding S1 RNA-binding domain-containing protein — protein sequence MDNDFIEPDDEERSPDFAKALEEHERRGETADLAARAAFEPRMGARVRGRVVALTSEHALVDIGARSEAITELSHFRTGEEPPRIAVGDTVDLFVVDAGEPTVLAPSMRSDPHAGLGALREAQKAGVPVEGRVLEANTGGLRVDLGGAHGFCPVSQIELSFCSDPSSYVGRTLEFLVTGIEDARRSALLSRKQLLQRREKEESERRIATLAVGQEVEGVIRHLEAFGAFVDIGGVEGLVHVSEIQHARVAHPRDVLVEGQKVKARILRMETRPGERPRIGLSIKAAAPDPWTGIETRLAPGARVHGVVARIADFGAFVTLEPGIDGLVHISEIAPRRIERVKEVLSVGQEVDAVVLGVDAKKKRISLSVKAAGEAMATPEPPRERKPEPRAPVSGPPAMEEPTTMALAFRKAAEKARQKQSKADPQA from the coding sequence ATGGATAACGATTTCATCGAGCCGGACGACGAGGAGCGCTCGCCGGACTTCGCCAAGGCCCTCGAGGAACACGAACGACGGGGAGAGACCGCCGACCTCGCGGCTCGCGCGGCGTTCGAGCCGAGGATGGGCGCGCGCGTGCGTGGCCGCGTGGTGGCGCTCACCAGCGAGCACGCGCTCGTGGACATCGGCGCGCGGAGCGAAGCGATCACGGAGCTCTCGCACTTCCGGACCGGCGAGGAGCCTCCGCGAATCGCCGTGGGGGATACCGTCGACCTCTTCGTGGTCGACGCCGGAGAACCCACCGTGCTCGCGCCGTCCATGCGCTCCGATCCGCATGCCGGGCTCGGCGCCTTGCGCGAGGCGCAGAAAGCGGGCGTGCCGGTCGAAGGGCGCGTGCTGGAAGCCAACACCGGAGGCCTTCGAGTGGACCTGGGCGGCGCCCATGGATTCTGCCCCGTCTCGCAGATCGAGCTTTCGTTCTGCTCCGATCCGTCCTCCTATGTCGGCCGCACGCTGGAGTTCCTCGTCACCGGGATCGAGGACGCGCGGCGGAGCGCGCTGCTCTCGCGCAAGCAACTGCTGCAGCGCCGCGAAAAGGAAGAGTCCGAGCGTCGCATCGCCACGCTGGCCGTGGGGCAGGAGGTGGAAGGCGTCATCCGCCATCTCGAGGCGTTCGGCGCCTTCGTGGACATCGGGGGCGTCGAAGGGCTGGTCCACGTCTCCGAGATCCAGCACGCGCGGGTCGCGCATCCGCGCGACGTGCTCGTCGAGGGTCAGAAAGTGAAGGCGCGCATCCTGCGCATGGAGACTCGTCCCGGCGAGCGGCCGCGCATCGGACTTTCGATCAAGGCAGCGGCGCCCGACCCCTGGACGGGAATCGAGACGCGGCTCGCTCCAGGCGCGCGCGTGCACGGCGTCGTGGCTCGTATCGCCGACTTCGGCGCGTTCGTCACGCTGGAGCCCGGAATCGACGGCCTGGTTCACATCTCCGAGATCGCGCCGCGACGGATCGAGCGGGTGAAGGAGGTGCTGTCGGTCGGCCAGGAGGTCGACGCGGTCGTGCTCGGAGTCGATGCGAAGAAGAAGCGCATCTCGCTGTCCGTCAAGGCCGCGGGAGAAGCGATGGCGACGCCCGAGCCGCCACGGGAGAGGAAGCCCGAACCTCGAGCCCCCGTGAGCGGGCCGCCGGCCATGGAAGAGCCCACGACCATGGCTCTGGCCTTCCGCAAGGCAGCCGAGAAGGCGCGCCAGAAGCAGTCGAAGGCGGACCCGCAGGCTTGA
- a CDS encoding ATP-binding protein — MITKDAPEDPPAGREVVSSSGEMAARIHEYDWGRTPLGPMDSWSPSLKMMVRFLLVNRFPLLLWWGPRFLQIYNDPYRPVLGSKHPNSLGQPAAECWPEIWPIIGPLVETPFRGGPPTWMEDIALEPNRHGFAEETHFTIAYSPVPDETVESGIGGVLATVHEITEKVIGERRVAALRDLGTRALETKTAEDACEAAAEIMSKYPKDAPFALIYLVDESRRQARLAASSGVGIGESASPRAIDLEGEAAESATWPLAEVIRTESSIVVEDLATRLPRSVPAGPWSDPPRQAVVVPIRSNMPHQLAGMLVVGVSARIALDDSYKSFFELAASQIATAIANARAYDEERKRAEALAEIDRAKTTFFSNVSHEFRTPLTLMLGPLEEALSRAEGQDLPGGKDLVEIAHRNGLRLLKLVNALLDYSRIEAGRAKLSTKTEDLCELTAVYASMFRSAMDRAGLEFQVECEPLPSLVRVDRDAWEKIVLNLVSNAFKYTLEGRVTVTMRSDEDRAVLTVTDTGTGIASHELPNLFKRFHRVEGARGRTHEGTGIGLSLVKELVHLHGGRITVKSELGRGSTFRVELPLSTDAAPTAAQDRRQHEAEAKEARAFVEEALRWLPDADVGDRDPALPLRQGRVLLADDNADVRQYLRGLLEAVGYSVMAVANGQEALAAARHERPDLILTDVMMPIMDGFALLAAVRSDPSLTETPVIMLSARAGEESKVEGLEHGADDYLVKPFSAKELVARVASNLSLARIRRESAERVTSILESLSDAFQSIDANGRYLYVNGAMRKLLTEQGIDPSSIIGKHVFEAFPEWRDTEIGRAFLKAHEERTYVELESKYAPFDRWYAVRFHPDREGGLSVLSEDITARKDAEANLRQRTEERQHLLESERAARMEAERLGRVKDEFLATLSHELRTPLNSILGWARLVRKDSENRELREKALEVIERNSHAQAQLISDLLDMSRVISGKLRLEFDQVDLPLVIEGAVELLKPTAEARGVTLRTALGPLRGTVHGDAERLQQVVWNLISNAIKFTETGGWAEIELSDVTTGAEIRVRDCGKGIRAEFLPHLFERFRQEDPSAAREHGGLGIGLALVKQLVDLHGGLVRAESQGEGLGATFRVILPYVMAPSRFSEDDPAVTTKGWARGDMPRLSGIKVLVVDDEEDARELLRRLLEESDAQVLTASSAGEAMRLLARESPQVLLSDVGMPGHDGYQFIREVRASGSTIPAVALTAFARSEDRTKALLSGFQSHLAKPFEPAELLVTVAALAGRMGAKA; from the coding sequence ATGATCACCAAGGACGCTCCCGAAGATCCGCCAGCAGGGCGCGAGGTCGTCTCCTCGTCCGGCGAGATGGCGGCTCGGATCCATGAGTACGATTGGGGACGCACGCCGCTCGGACCCATGGACTCCTGGTCGCCGAGCCTGAAGATGATGGTGCGGTTCCTCCTCGTGAACCGCTTCCCGCTCCTCCTGTGGTGGGGTCCTCGATTTCTGCAGATCTACAACGACCCCTACCGGCCGGTGCTGGGGTCGAAGCACCCGAACTCCCTGGGACAGCCTGCGGCGGAATGCTGGCCCGAGATCTGGCCGATCATCGGCCCGCTGGTCGAGACTCCGTTCAGGGGCGGACCGCCGACCTGGATGGAGGACATCGCTCTCGAGCCCAATCGCCACGGGTTCGCGGAGGAGACGCACTTCACCATCGCCTATAGCCCGGTCCCCGACGAGACGGTGGAGAGCGGCATCGGCGGGGTGCTCGCCACGGTTCATGAGATCACCGAGAAGGTGATCGGAGAGCGGCGCGTGGCCGCCTTGCGCGACCTCGGTACGCGCGCCCTGGAAACAAAGACCGCGGAGGACGCATGCGAGGCGGCCGCCGAGATCATGTCGAAGTACCCCAAGGACGCGCCTTTCGCCCTGATCTACCTGGTCGACGAGAGCCGCAGGCAAGCTCGCCTGGCGGCATCCAGCGGTGTCGGCATCGGAGAGAGCGCCAGTCCCCGAGCCATCGACCTCGAGGGCGAAGCGGCCGAGTCCGCGACCTGGCCGCTGGCCGAAGTGATCCGCACCGAATCCTCGATCGTGGTCGAGGACCTCGCGACGCGACTTCCTCGATCGGTTCCGGCGGGTCCATGGTCCGACCCGCCGCGCCAGGCCGTCGTGGTTCCCATTCGATCGAACATGCCGCACCAGCTCGCCGGCATGCTGGTCGTGGGCGTGAGCGCGAGGATCGCGCTCGACGATTCCTACAAGAGCTTCTTCGAGCTGGCGGCCTCGCAGATCGCCACGGCGATCGCGAACGCGCGCGCCTATGATGAGGAGCGCAAGCGTGCGGAAGCGCTGGCCGAGATCGACCGCGCGAAGACGACCTTCTTCTCCAACGTCTCGCACGAGTTCCGCACGCCGCTGACCCTCATGCTCGGCCCTCTCGAGGAGGCACTGTCCAGGGCCGAGGGGCAAGACCTTCCCGGCGGCAAGGATCTCGTCGAGATCGCGCATCGCAATGGCCTCCGTTTGCTGAAGCTCGTGAACGCGCTGCTCGACTACTCCCGGATCGAGGCGGGTCGCGCCAAGTTGTCGACCAAGACCGAGGACCTGTGCGAGCTGACTGCGGTGTACGCCAGCATGTTCCGCTCCGCCATGGACCGGGCCGGGCTGGAGTTCCAGGTGGAATGCGAGCCGCTGCCGTCGCTGGTGCGCGTGGATCGCGACGCCTGGGAGAAGATCGTGCTCAACCTGGTGTCGAATGCGTTCAAGTACACGCTCGAAGGCCGCGTCACCGTCACGATGCGATCCGACGAGGACCGCGCCGTGCTCACCGTCACCGATACCGGCACCGGGATCGCGAGTCATGAGCTACCCAATCTCTTCAAGCGCTTCCATCGGGTCGAAGGCGCGCGCGGAAGGACCCACGAGGGCACGGGCATCGGGCTCTCATTGGTGAAGGAGCTGGTCCATCTCCACGGCGGAAGGATCACGGTGAAGAGCGAGCTGGGGCGCGGCAGCACATTCCGCGTCGAGCTTCCCCTGTCCACGGACGCGGCCCCGACGGCCGCGCAGGATCGGCGGCAGCACGAGGCGGAAGCCAAGGAGGCCAGGGCGTTCGTGGAGGAAGCGCTGCGCTGGCTTCCGGATGCCGATGTGGGCGACCGGGACCCGGCGTTGCCACTTCGCCAGGGCAGGGTCCTTCTGGCGGACGACAACGCGGACGTTCGGCAGTACTTGCGCGGCCTGCTCGAAGCCGTCGGATATTCCGTGATGGCCGTGGCCAACGGCCAGGAGGCTCTGGCCGCGGCGCGCCATGAGCGCCCGGATCTGATTCTGACCGACGTGATGATGCCGATCATGGATGGCTTCGCGTTGCTGGCCGCGGTGCGCTCGGATCCATCGCTTACCGAGACTCCGGTCATCATGCTCTCCGCGCGCGCCGGCGAAGAGAGCAAGGTCGAAGGTCTCGAGCACGGCGCGGACGACTATCTCGTGAAGCCGTTCTCGGCGAAGGAGCTGGTGGCCCGCGTCGCCTCGAACCTGAGCCTGGCGCGGATCCGAAGGGAGAGCGCCGAGCGCGTCACGTCGATCCTGGAAAGCCTTTCGGATGCCTTCCAGTCGATCGACGCGAACGGCCGCTATCTCTACGTCAACGGCGCCATGCGCAAGCTTCTGACCGAACAGGGCATCGATCCGAGCTCGATCATCGGCAAGCACGTCTTCGAGGCTTTCCCCGAGTGGCGAGACACCGAGATCGGCCGCGCGTTCCTGAAGGCGCACGAGGAGCGCACGTACGTCGAGCTCGAGAGCAAGTACGCGCCTTTCGACCGCTGGTATGCGGTCCGCTTCCATCCCGACCGTGAGGGCGGGCTGTCCGTCCTTTCGGAGGACATCACCGCGAGGAAAGACGCGGAGGCCAACCTCCGGCAGCGGACCGAGGAGCGCCAGCACCTGCTGGAGAGCGAGCGTGCGGCGCGCATGGAGGCCGAGCGACTCGGCCGCGTGAAGGACGAATTCCTGGCGACGCTCTCGCACGAGCTGCGCACGCCGCTCAACTCGATCCTCGGCTGGGCTCGCCTGGTGAGAAAGGATTCGGAGAACCGCGAGCTGCGAGAGAAGGCGCTGGAGGTCATCGAGCGGAATTCGCACGCCCAGGCACAGCTCATCTCGGACCTTCTGGACATGAGCCGGGTGATTTCCGGAAAACTCAGGCTCGAGTTCGACCAGGTCGACTTGCCGCTGGTCATCGAAGGCGCCGTCGAGCTGTTGAAGCCGACCGCAGAAGCGCGCGGCGTGACCCTCCGGACCGCCCTTGGGCCGCTGCGCGGAACGGTTCACGGCGACGCCGAGCGGCTCCAGCAGGTGGTCTGGAATCTGATCTCGAACGCCATCAAGTTCACGGAGACGGGCGGCTGGGCGGAGATCGAGCTCTCGGATGTGACGACCGGCGCCGAGATTCGCGTGCGGGACTGCGGCAAAGGCATCCGGGCAGAATTCCTCCCTCATCTGTTCGAGCGCTTCCGGCAGGAAGACCCCTCGGCCGCGCGCGAGCACGGCGGCCTCGGCATCGGCCTGGCGCTGGTGAAGCAGCTGGTCGATCTCCACGGCGGGCTGGTCCGGGCGGAAAGCCAGGGCGAAGGGCTGGGAGCGACCTTCCGCGTCATCCTTCCGTACGTCATGGCACCTTCCCGCTTCTCGGAGGACGATCCCGCCGTGACCACCAAGGGCTGGGCCCGCGGAGACATGCCCAGGCTGTCGGGGATCAAGGTGCTGGTGGTCGACGATGAAGAGGACGCGCGCGAGCTGCTGCGGCGCTTGCTCGAAGAGTCCGACGCTCAAGTGCTGACCGCCTCGTCGGCCGGCGAAGCGATGCGCCTCCTGGCCCGCGAGAGTCCGCAGGTGCTGCTGAGCGACGTGGGCATGCCGGGGCACGATGGCTACCAGTTCATCCGCGAGGTGCGGGCGAGTGGTAGTACCATTCCGGCCGTCGCGCTCACCGCCTTCGCGCGCTCGGAGGATCGCACCAAGGCGCTGCTCTCGGGATTCCAGTCACATCTGGCCAAGCCGTTCGAGCCCGCCGAGCTGCTGGTGACGGTCGCGGCGCTCGCCGGAAGGATGGGAGCGAAAGCATGA
- a CDS encoding cysteine synthase family protein, producing the protein MKVASPPRDVLQAIGNTSMVQLRRVVPENCAELFVKLEWENPTGSFKDRMALAVISRAEMDGRLEPGFSVVEYTGGSTGAALALVCAVKGYRIRIVTSDAFAREKLDQMAALGAELTIVGSEGGHTTKKLILEMIEKARTLSREPRTYWTDQLNNLDSIAGYHPLGEEIWTQMGGEIDAFVHAVGTAASIRGVGGVLKRHRPDIEIIAVEPAESSVLLGGAPGPHAIEGVGVGYTPPLYDPALVNEVVPVATSEAQAMARRLAREEGLFSGTSAGANVLAAIRVGQRLGAGARVVTLMGDSGIKYLNTDVYRRS; encoded by the coding sequence ATGAAGGTGGCTTCACCGCCGCGCGACGTCCTTCAGGCCATCGGAAACACGTCCATGGTCCAGCTCCGGAGGGTGGTTCCGGAGAACTGCGCCGAGCTCTTCGTGAAGCTCGAGTGGGAGAACCCCACCGGCAGTTTCAAGGACCGCATGGCGCTGGCGGTGATCTCGCGCGCCGAGATGGACGGGCGGCTCGAGCCCGGGTTCTCCGTGGTGGAGTACACCGGAGGCAGCACCGGCGCCGCGCTGGCCCTGGTGTGCGCGGTGAAGGGCTATCGCATCCGTATCGTCACTTCGGACGCGTTCGCCCGCGAGAAGCTGGATCAGATGGCGGCGCTGGGGGCCGAGCTCACCATCGTCGGGAGCGAAGGCGGCCACACCACGAAGAAGCTGATCCTCGAGATGATCGAGAAGGCGCGAACGCTGAGCCGTGAGCCGCGCACGTACTGGACGGATCAGCTGAACAACCTCGACAGCATCGCCGGCTACCACCCGCTCGGCGAGGAGATCTGGACCCAGATGGGCGGCGAGATCGACGCCTTCGTGCACGCGGTGGGGACCGCGGCGTCCATCCGTGGCGTGGGAGGGGTGCTCAAGCGCCACCGCCCTGACATCGAGATCATCGCGGTCGAGCCCGCCGAATCGTCGGTGCTGCTCGGCGGCGCACCCGGGCCTCACGCGATCGAAGGCGTCGGCGTGGGCTACACGCCGCCGCTCTACGATCCGGCGCTGGTGAATGAAGTCGTTCCGGTCGCCACCTCGGAAGCGCAGGCCATGGCGCGGCGCCTTGCGCGGGAGGAGGGCCTCTTCTCCGGGACGTCCGCGGGCGCCAACGTCCTCGCGGCCATCCGCGTGGGGCAGCGGCTGGGCGCAGGCGCGCGCGTAGTCACCCTGATGGGAGACTCGGGGATCAAGTATTTGAACACCGACGTCTACCGGCGAAGCTGA
- a CDS encoding DUF4403 family protein, with translation MTRPSGRLLIALVVVLAGAAVWLYVRRTTITLDAPEPVIAPETADSLPELPSSMLEAPVTYDLATAIDSIEAAVPRTYGDLDQRIQLARNRRVSFSFRLKRSPFRLNVTQQTVTISANIEYSGRIWYDPPIGPEIEVSCGTDHELPRRARLTVESTGELSRQWGLRTRTHVVRLTALSDSARDRCRLSFLRLDVTDRVLETTRVLLEEKLAAFDETVARWPVRKRFEKIWGDLQKPVRLADSVYLTINPSEAQVGKIGAIGETAYANLRLVAAPRVMTGPRPTLEKVPLPDLRMANDVGRGARVLLDASFTYPVATAMLRKALVGRRLEHQGHRIRIRDVRLMGIGGGKVALRVQISGAVRGRLFFTGTPGYDPGTRQITVPDLDYDVGTAEILVRGYELLSDIQLRDFLRAKARLPDSAVVRKLSRLAEDGMNRKLPARGTRLSGRIHQARVIAVHATASDIRVRALADADLTLSIDRAPSIPRPPGPVGKEREDEKDF, from the coding sequence GTGACTCGTCCCTCCGGCAGGCTGCTGATCGCGCTCGTGGTGGTCCTGGCCGGGGCGGCCGTCTGGCTCTACGTGCGCCGCACCACGATCACCCTCGATGCGCCCGAGCCGGTCATCGCTCCCGAGACGGCCGACAGCCTGCCCGAGCTGCCGTCTTCGATGCTGGAGGCGCCGGTGACCTACGACCTGGCGACCGCGATCGACTCGATCGAGGCGGCGGTGCCGCGAACCTACGGGGATCTGGATCAACGGATCCAGCTCGCGCGCAATCGGCGGGTCAGCTTCAGCTTTCGGCTCAAACGCTCACCCTTTCGCCTGAACGTCACCCAGCAGACGGTGACCATCTCGGCCAACATCGAGTACTCGGGAAGGATCTGGTACGACCCGCCGATCGGACCCGAGATCGAGGTCTCGTGCGGCACCGACCACGAGCTGCCGCGGCGCGCGCGTCTCACGGTCGAGTCGACGGGTGAGCTTTCGCGCCAGTGGGGCCTGCGCACGCGAACGCACGTGGTTCGTCTCACGGCTCTCTCGGACAGCGCGCGCGACCGCTGCCGCCTGTCCTTTCTGAGGCTCGATGTCACCGACCGGGTGCTCGAGACCACTCGCGTGCTGCTCGAGGAGAAGCTGGCGGCCTTCGACGAGACGGTCGCGCGCTGGCCGGTGAGAAAGCGGTTCGAGAAGATCTGGGGTGATCTGCAGAAACCCGTGCGCCTCGCCGACAGCGTGTACCTCACCATCAATCCCTCCGAGGCGCAGGTCGGGAAGATCGGCGCGATCGGCGAGACGGCGTACGCGAACCTCCGGCTCGTCGCCGCCCCACGTGTGATGACCGGGCCTCGGCCCACGCTCGAGAAAGTTCCCCTGCCGGACCTTCGCATGGCGAACGACGTCGGGCGCGGCGCGCGCGTCCTTCTCGACGCTTCCTTCACCTATCCGGTGGCCACGGCCATGCTGCGCAAGGCCCTGGTCGGACGCAGGCTCGAGCATCAGGGTCATCGCATCCGCATCCGTGACGTGCGGCTCATGGGAATCGGCGGGGGAAAGGTCGCGTTGCGCGTGCAGATCTCCGGAGCGGTTCGCGGCCGTCTCTTCTTCACCGGAACGCCGGGCTACGATCCGGGCACGCGACAGATCACCGTGCCCGATCTCGATTACGACGTCGGCACGGCCGAGATCCTCGTCCGCGGTTACGAGCTGCTGAGCGACATCCAGCTGCGCGATTTCCTGCGCGCCAAGGCGCGCCTGCCGGATTCGGCGGTGGTGCGCAAGCTCTCGCGGCTCGCGGAAGACGGAATGAATCGCAAGCTTCCGGCGCGCGGCACGCGCCTGAGCGGTCGCATCCACCAGGCCAGGGTGATCGCGGTGCACGCGACGGCGTCGGACATCCGTGTGCGCGCACTGGCCGACGCGGACCTCACCCTCTCGATCGATCGCGCGCCTTCGATTCCGCGGCCTCCGGGGCCCGTCGGCAAGGAACGCGAGGACGAGAAGGATTTCTGA